One window of the Mixophyes fleayi isolate aMixFle1 chromosome 6, aMixFle1.hap1, whole genome shotgun sequence genome contains the following:
- the LOC142160222 gene encoding heparan sulfate glucosamine 3-O-sulfotransferase 1-like yields the protein MAVYLVSALLLLTQCQTAPVDQPPLENSSLSEAFKLEVGELGNTSEQYSPQPPGTVRRTPQTIIVGVRKGGTRALLEMLDIHPNIVVAATEVHFFDWDENYIKGIDWYRSLMPFSYENQITIEKTPGYFTSLQAPERIHSVNSSIKLLLILRDPTERVISDYTQVYYNRLENHKPVQTFEGIVIKNGALNTKYKAIQRSLYDVHMERWLQYFNLDQIHIVDGNTLIKTPLTELRKVEKFLDLPPRIVSSNFYFNQTKGFYCIRSDGRERCLHESKGRPHPVVNETVLEQLYSYFREHNHRFYKMVNQSFDWH from the coding sequence ATGGCCGTATATTTGGTCTCCGCGCTCCTCCTACTGACCCAGTGTCAGACAGCTCCTGTTGACCAACCCCCTCTTGAAAATTCTTCCCTTTCAGAGGCTTTTAAACTCGAAGTGGGGGAACTCGGCAATACAAGCGAACAATACTCTCCCCAGCCTCCAGGAACGGTTCGTCGGACACCTCAGACAATCATTGTTGGAGTTCGGAAAGGTGGGACCAGAGCTTTGCTAGAGATGTTGGACATTCACCCAAACATTGTGGTAGCTGCAACAGAAGTACATTTCTTTGATTGGGATGAAAATTACATCAAAGGCATTGACTGGTACAGGAGTCTTATGCCATTTTCCTATGAAAATCAAATTACTATTGAGAAGACGCCAGGTTATTTCACATCTCTGCAAGCACCAGAAAGGATCCATAGTGTGAACAGCTCGATTAAATTGCTACTTATTCTGAGAGACCCAACAGAGAGGGTGATATCCGATTACACCCAAGTATACTACAACAGGCTTGAAAATCACAAGCCAGTACAAACCTTTGAGGGCATAGTGATCAAAAATGGTGCACTTAATACCAAATATAAGGCTATCCAAAGGAGCCTGTATGACGTACACATGGAGAGATGGCTGCAATATTTCAATCTAGATCAGATTCACATAGTGGATGGTAATACGTTAATAAAAACCCCACTGACAGAGCTGCGAAAGGTGGAGAAGTTCCTCGACCTGCCTCCAAGAATTGTgtcttcaaacttttactttaaTCAAACAAAGGGATTTTACTGCATTCGGAGTGATGGGAGAGAAAGGTGTTTACACGAGTCCAAAGGCCGCCCGCACCCTGTAGTAAACGAAACGGTCCTGGAACAACTGTACTCTTACTTCAGAGAGCACAATCACAGGTTCTACAAAATGGTGAATCAGTCTTTTGACTGGCACTAA